The proteins below are encoded in one region of Fibrella aestuarina BUZ 2:
- a CDS encoding Do family serine endopeptidase: protein MKSNWKVLVLIALLSSGVTLAAYNLLGFNKRDVIFTESAGSPMSRLASLTGNAPSGAPGDFSYAAEAVTPTVVHIRTTITRTVRQQQVPDIFRDFFGDEGFPGQGQGRPRREQGQASGSGVIISKDGYIVTNNHVVQDADEVEVVMTDKRSFKAKVVGTDPLTDLAVVKVEANNLPSITLGDSDGLKLGEWVLAVGYPLDLESTVTAGIVSAKGRGIGILSRNQQQQQPGGKAVDTPIESFIQTDAAINPGNSGGALVNLRGELVGINSAIASATGYYSGYGFAVPVSLVKKVTADLLKYGNVQRGYIGILPRELDSKTATELGTKVGRGIYVESVTENGAAKAAGIQKGDVIVKMEGQPLDSDAQMREIVGRRRPGDVVNVTINRGGSEKELKLELRNRNGGRDVIKKEEMAVAGMKSLGAEFSNLTDRERQQLGVNGGVRVTKILDGKMAETDVEEGFIIVKANGKNVKTVKDLETIVGTVKEGEGLLLIGMYPNSSRMIYYAVPM, encoded by the coding sequence ATGAAAAGCAACTGGAAAGTTTTAGTGTTGATTGCGCTGCTTTCGAGTGGCGTTACGCTGGCCGCTTACAACCTGCTGGGTTTTAACAAGCGGGATGTAATCTTCACCGAGTCGGCTGGCTCGCCCATGAGTCGGCTGGCTTCGCTGACGGGCAACGCGCCCTCGGGTGCCCCTGGCGACTTCTCATACGCCGCTGAAGCCGTCACCCCGACGGTCGTGCATATACGCACCACCATTACCCGTACTGTACGTCAGCAACAAGTTCCCGATATCTTCCGCGATTTCTTTGGCGATGAGGGCTTCCCCGGTCAGGGGCAGGGTCGTCCGCGCCGTGAGCAAGGTCAGGCATCTGGTTCAGGGGTGATCATCTCGAAAGATGGCTACATCGTAACCAACAACCACGTGGTACAGGACGCCGACGAAGTAGAGGTAGTGATGACCGACAAGCGCAGCTTCAAAGCCAAAGTGGTGGGCACCGACCCCCTCACCGACCTCGCCGTTGTGAAAGTAGAGGCCAACAACCTGCCGTCCATCACGCTGGGCGACTCTGATGGTCTGAAACTAGGCGAATGGGTATTGGCCGTTGGTTACCCGCTTGATCTTGAATCGACGGTTACGGCCGGTATCGTAAGCGCTAAAGGCCGGGGTATCGGTATCCTGAGCCGCAATCAGCAGCAACAGCAGCCGGGTGGCAAGGCCGTCGATACGCCCATCGAGTCGTTTATCCAGACGGATGCCGCCATCAACCCTGGTAACTCGGGTGGTGCGCTGGTCAACCTGCGCGGTGAACTAGTGGGTATCAACTCAGCTATCGCCTCAGCCACAGGTTACTACAGCGGTTATGGGTTTGCCGTACCGGTGTCACTGGTGAAAAAAGTAACGGCCGACCTGCTGAAATACGGCAACGTACAACGCGGCTACATCGGTATTCTGCCCCGCGAGCTGGACAGCAAAACGGCTACCGAACTGGGCACGAAAGTAGGCCGTGGTATCTACGTAGAAAGCGTGACCGAGAACGGCGCGGCTAAAGCGGCCGGTATCCAGAAAGGCGACGTGATCGTGAAGATGGAAGGCCAACCGCTCGATTCAGACGCACAGATGCGCGAAATCGTGGGTCGTCGTCGGCCGGGCGATGTCGTCAACGTAACCATCAACCGGGGTGGCTCAGAGAAAGAGCTGAAGCTCGAACTCCGCAACCGCAACGGCGGTCGTGACGTGATCAAGAAAGAAGAAATGGCCGTGGCGGGTATGAAATCGCTGGGCGCCGAATTCTCGAACCTCACCGACCGTGAACGTCAGCAACTTGGCGTCAACGGCGGGGTGCGGGTCACGAAAATTCTGGATGGTAAAATGGCCGAAACCGACGTAGAGGAAGGGTTCATCATCGTGAAGGCCAATGGCAAGAACGTGAAAACCGTGAAAGACCTCGAAACCATCGTGGGTACGGTGAAAGAGGGCGAAGGCTTGCTGTTGATCGGGATGTACCCCAACAGCTCACGCATGATCTACTACGCCGTGCCGATGTAA
- the gmd gene encoding GDP-mannose 4,6-dehydratase, with the protein MKKALITGITGQDGAYLAELLLEKGYEVHGVKRRSSLFNTQRIDHMYEDPHEQHVRFKLHYGDLSDSTNIIRLIQEVQPDEIYNLGAMSHVRVSFDEPEYTAQVDGIGTLRILEAVRLLGLTEKTRIYQASTSELYGGVQGHAQSETTPFYPRSPYAVAKLYGYWITVNYREAYNMFACNGILFNHESPLRGETFVTRKITRAVARIGLGLQDKVFMGNIDSLRDWGHAKDYVEAMYLILQQDTPEDFVIATGVTTTVRDFIKMAFQEIGVELEFRGEGVEEKAYVVSASNPEFPVEVGKEVMAIDPRYFRPTEVDLLLGDPTKAMTKLNWTPKYDLPALVKDMMQADITLFQRDQLLAKSGHQVLNYYE; encoded by the coding sequence ATGAAAAAAGCGTTGATCACTGGCATCACCGGGCAGGATGGAGCTTACCTAGCTGAATTGCTGCTCGAAAAAGGGTATGAGGTACATGGTGTCAAGCGTCGGAGCTCGCTGTTCAATACGCAGCGGATCGACCACATGTACGAAGACCCGCATGAACAGCACGTTCGTTTCAAACTGCACTACGGCGATCTGTCGGATTCAACGAACATCATCCGGTTGATTCAGGAGGTGCAGCCCGACGAGATCTACAACCTCGGTGCCATGTCGCACGTACGGGTGAGCTTCGACGAGCCGGAATACACGGCGCAGGTGGATGGCATCGGTACACTTCGTATTCTGGAGGCGGTGCGGCTGCTGGGCCTGACTGAGAAGACACGCATTTACCAGGCATCGACCTCGGAACTGTATGGTGGGGTGCAAGGCCACGCTCAGTCGGAAACCACGCCGTTCTACCCGCGTTCGCCGTATGCCGTTGCTAAATTGTATGGCTACTGGATCACGGTCAATTACCGCGAAGCCTACAACATGTTTGCCTGTAACGGGATTCTGTTCAACCACGAATCACCCCTGCGCGGCGAGACCTTCGTTACGCGCAAGATCACCCGCGCCGTAGCCCGGATCGGTCTGGGCCTGCAGGATAAAGTGTTCATGGGCAACATCGACTCCCTGCGCGACTGGGGCCACGCCAAAGACTACGTTGAGGCGATGTACCTGATTCTGCAACAGGATACCCCCGAAGACTTCGTGATCGCTACAGGCGTAACCACGACGGTGCGTGACTTCATCAAAATGGCCTTCCAGGAAATCGGCGTCGAGCTAGAGTTCCGTGGTGAAGGGGTGGAAGAAAAAGCTTACGTTGTCAGCGCCAGCAACCCCGAGTTCCCGGTTGAGGTTGGCAAGGAAGTAATGGCGATCGACCCCCGCTATTTCCGCCCGACGGAAGTAGACCTGCTGCTGGGTGATCCCACCAAGGCAATGACCAAACTGAACTGGACGCCGAAGTACGATCTGCCCGCGCTGGTGAAAGACATGATGCAGGCCGATATCACCCTCTTCCAGCGCGACCAACTGCTGGCGAAGAGCGGCCATCAGGTGCTGAATTATTACGAATAG
- a CDS encoding SPOR domain-containing protein, whose amino-acid sequence MNGLRKYGFALSGIWLFIQACAPSPATTSSRTTTSNYNEYSEDLTAARPVYTPPRREVVVTTSAPPVTRSAEIPRKASAPPAPAEALHINKRLDALLDTIAQQNRRVRYAPGYRVQIYVGNERAAADAAKLEVYKQFPELSAYTSYQQPTYRLKVGDFMRKMDAERYFARLKTLFAGAQMQPDKVDVRRSILIK is encoded by the coding sequence ATGAATGGTCTCAGGAAGTATGGGTTTGCGTTGAGCGGAATCTGGTTGTTTATCCAGGCTTGCGCGCCCAGCCCCGCCACCACCAGTAGCCGCACCACCACCAGCAACTACAACGAGTATTCGGAAGATCTTACGGCGGCTCGCCCCGTGTATACACCGCCCCGCAGGGAGGTGGTCGTAACGACATCGGCGCCTCCCGTTACGCGCTCCGCCGAAATCCCCAGGAAAGCCAGCGCACCGCCCGCTCCGGCTGAGGCTCTGCATATAAATAAGCGGCTCGACGCGCTGTTGGACACCATTGCTCAGCAGAACCGCCGGGTACGTTATGCACCGGGCTACCGGGTGCAGATTTATGTGGGCAATGAGCGTGCTGCTGCCGATGCGGCCAAATTGGAGGTCTACAAACAGTTCCCGGAATTGAGCGCCTACACCAGTTATCAACAGCCGACTTACCGGCTGAAAGTGGGCGATTTTATGCGAAAAATGGATGCTGAACGCTATTTCGCCCGGCTGAAAACCCTATTTGCCGGTGCGCAAATGCAACCCGATAAAGTGGATGTGCGTCGGAGCATTTTAATAAAATAA
- the murB gene encoding UDP-N-acetylmuramate dehydrogenase yields MLTVQRGVSLRPYTTFGIEAQANYFADLISEADLETLRQLNELTDLPKLILGGGSNLLLTQNFSGLVLKLSLGGIEVVRDDERHIYVRAGGGVVWHDLVMYCVANNYAGLENLSLIPGTVGAAPMQNIGAYGVEIEQVFDHLEAVHIETGEKRRFEHADCQFGYRESVFKHALKGQYIIASVTFRLDKVPTFHTGYGAISETLAEMGITDETLTIRAISEAVIRIRRSKLPDPAEIGNAGSFFKNPEIDQAQFDQLKATYPALPGYPLTSGRVKVPAGWLIEQAGWKGYRSGDAGVHAKQALVLVNYGNATGQDILDLAQRVRASVLEKFGIEINPEVNVI; encoded by the coding sequence ATGCTGACTGTGCAACGCGGCGTTTCGTTGCGGCCCTATACCACCTTTGGCATTGAAGCTCAGGCCAATTATTTCGCCGATCTTATCTCCGAAGCTGATCTTGAGACCCTTCGCCAACTCAACGAACTCACTGACCTGCCCAAGCTGATTCTGGGTGGCGGCAGCAATCTTCTGTTGACCCAGAATTTCAGCGGCCTTGTGCTAAAACTATCGCTCGGCGGCATTGAGGTTGTTCGCGACGACGAACGCCACATCTACGTGCGGGCCGGCGGTGGGGTTGTCTGGCATGATCTGGTCATGTACTGCGTGGCCAACAACTACGCCGGGCTCGAGAACCTGTCGCTCATTCCCGGCACTGTGGGGGCGGCTCCTATGCAGAACATCGGAGCCTATGGCGTCGAGATTGAACAGGTGTTTGATCACCTCGAAGCTGTGCACATCGAGACGGGTGAAAAACGCCGCTTCGAGCATGCCGACTGTCAGTTTGGCTACCGCGAGAGCGTGTTCAAACACGCCCTTAAAGGGCAGTACATCATCGCCTCGGTCACGTTCCGGCTCGATAAGGTGCCCACGTTTCATACGGGATACGGCGCCATCAGCGAGACGTTGGCCGAGATGGGCATCACCGACGAGACGTTGACGATCCGGGCGATCAGTGAGGCCGTCATCCGTATCCGGCGCAGCAAACTCCCCGACCCGGCCGAGATTGGCAACGCGGGTAGCTTCTTCAAAAACCCCGAAATCGATCAGGCGCAGTTCGATCAGTTGAAGGCAACGTACCCAGCCTTACCCGGTTACCCGCTGACCTCCGGCCGGGTGAAAGTACCGGCGGGTTGGCTCATCGAGCAGGCTGGCTGGAAGGGCTACCGGAGCGGCGACGCGGGCGTTCACGCCAAACAGGCGCTGGTGTTGGTCAATTATGGCAACGCTACGGGCCAGGACATACTTGATCTGGCGCAGCGCGTCCGGGCGTCGGTGCTGGAAAAATTCGGGATCGAGATCAACCCGGAAGTCAACGTTATTTAA
- a CDS encoding ROK family protein yields MASAQYLGIDVGGTNVKMGVVDAKTGKITNFYSHDTASWRESGHFMERFADAIAVELYANKDVKKVGIGLPGMINRDRTVPLEITAIPELDGVPMVDILTKRFPDVEFFLENDANAAALGEFYFVEDMNDENYIFITLGTGVGGAAIINKKVFVGGDGNAMEPGHIPSRNGKVLERNIGKKELLDLATLRRSEFRGKTMLSDDGTISTTGLVAAAAEGDALALAIWAEVGEMLGDALVTMVRILDIKQILIGGGLSASFDYIMPAVNKQLDYWLTPYYKKSLTVTKATLGNDAGLLGAASLCF; encoded by the coding sequence ATGGCTTCAGCACAGTATTTAGGTATCGACGTGGGTGGCACCAACGTCAAAATGGGCGTTGTTGACGCGAAAACGGGCAAAATCACCAATTTTTATAGCCACGACACGGCCAGCTGGCGCGAATCGGGCCATTTCATGGAACGCTTCGCCGATGCCATCGCTGTCGAGCTGTACGCCAATAAAGACGTAAAGAAGGTGGGTATCGGGCTGCCGGGCATGATCAACCGCGACCGTACGGTCCCTCTCGAGATCACGGCCATCCCCGAGCTGGACGGTGTGCCGATGGTCGATATCCTGACCAAGCGCTTCCCCGACGTTGAATTTTTCCTGGAAAATGACGCTAACGCCGCCGCTCTGGGTGAATTTTACTTTGTGGAGGACATGAACGATGAAAACTACATCTTCATCACCCTCGGCACGGGCGTAGGCGGAGCAGCTATCATCAACAAGAAAGTGTTTGTTGGTGGTGACGGTAACGCCATGGAGCCTGGCCACATTCCGTCGCGCAACGGAAAAGTGCTGGAGCGCAACATCGGCAAGAAAGAGTTGCTCGATCTGGCTACACTCCGTCGCTCTGAGTTCAGGGGCAAGACGATGTTGTCTGACGACGGCACCATTTCGACGACGGGGCTGGTGGCCGCTGCCGCGGAAGGCGACGCGCTGGCACTGGCCATCTGGGCTGAAGTGGGCGAGATGCTGGGCGATGCGCTCGTGACAATGGTTCGGATTCTCGACATCAAGCAAATCCTGATCGGCGGTGGCTTGTCGGCGTCGTTCGACTACATTATGCCCGCTGTTAACAAACAACTCGACTACTGGCTCACGCCTTACTACAAAAAGAGCCTGACCGTGACGAAAGCCACGCTGGGGAATGACGCCGGCCTGCTGGGTGCCGCATCGCTCTGTTTTTAA
- a CDS encoding PadR family transcriptional regulator — protein sequence MNSTTQHVLKGSLSVIILRLLEERDRMYGYEITQQVKALTAGEMMITEGALYPALHKLEAEGLLTATTELVDGRARKYYSLTRDGQQQAVGRVSELRAFVEHLNTILNLKPAI from the coding sequence ATGAACAGCACCACTCAACATGTACTAAAAGGAAGTCTGTCCGTAATTATCCTTAGGCTACTGGAAGAGCGCGACCGCATGTATGGCTACGAGATCACGCAGCAGGTGAAAGCGCTTACGGCTGGCGAGATGATGATTACGGAAGGGGCCCTTTACCCGGCGCTGCACAAACTCGAAGCCGAGGGCCTGCTCACGGCCACGACCGAGCTGGTGGACGGGCGCGCCCGAAAGTACTACTCCCTTACCCGCGACGGGCAGCAACAGGCCGTCGGGCGCGTTTCGGAACTACGGGCATTTGTGGAACACCTCAACACCATCCTGAACCTGAAACCAGCCATCTAG